One part of the Arabidopsis thaliana chromosome 1 sequence genome encodes these proteins:
- a CDS encoding kinase superfamily with octicosapeptide/Phox/Bem1p domain-containing protein, with translation MDKARHQQLFQHSMEPGYRNETVPQPFMPDQTGSASANMRPPNSNGSDVKAVHNFSIQTGEEFSLEFMRDRVIPQRSSNPNGAGDMNYNTGYMELRGLIGISHTGSECASDVSRFSTVENGTSDIERTNSSLHEFGNKLNHVQSAPQALLSKDSSVGNLHGYKNTSSSASGSVTAKVKILCSFGGKILPRPGDSKLRYVGGETHIISIRKDISWQELRQKILEIYYQTRVVKYQLPGEDLDALVSVSSEEDLQNMLEEYNEMENRGGSQKLRMFLFSISDMDDALLGVNKNDGDSEFQYVVAVNGMDIGSGKNSTLLGLDSSSANNLAELDVRNTEGINTIAGDVVGVGASQLMVNGFQQTSAQQSESIPPSSSLHYSQSIPLNAAYQLQQSVPPSSALHYPQSITPGSSLQYPQSITPGSSYQYPQSIIPGSASSYGIYPQYYGHVVQHGERERFPLYPDHSSNYSAIGETTSSIPIQGHVSQQGGWAEGYPYPGSTPKSTQALAEEQKVSSDMKIREEVEPENRKTPGNDHQNPPQIDDVEVRNHNQVREMAVATTPPSQDAHLLPPSRDPRQNTTAKPATYRDAVITGQVPLSGIEDQLSTSSSTYAPVHSDSESNLIDLNYPEPEQSSQRVYCSERIPREQLELLNRLSKSDNSLSSQFVTSESPANTAQQDSGKEAVGKSHDEFKTVNDDANHHTHKDVETIFEKVGVSDETLESEPLHKIVNPDDANKNRVVNGADTEIGVSNLSHVNAAMSHVIPEEQASLQGDILIDINDRFPRDFLSEIFSQAISEDTSTVRPYPHDGAAVSMNVQNHDRKNWSYFQQLAEDQFIQRDVVLDQADSRIPSDRKDGGESSRLPYVSPLSRDGISTNLANPQLTLGQDYGGNFSEKDGGGTGSIPPALENEQMKVTESEEFGAMVENLRTPDSEPKDEKTETRHAALPPLGSEFDYSGLQIIKNEDLEELRELGSGTFGTVYHGKWRGSDVAIKRIKKSCFAGRSSEQERLVSCLQIMSNASPFLPCLKFMHLC, from the exons atggATAAAGCTAGACATCAACAGCTTTTTCAGCATTCCATGGAACCTGGTTATAGAAACGAGACTGTTCCTCAACCATTTATGCCTGATCAAACAGGGAGCGCGAGTGCTAATATGCGACCTCCCAATTCTAATGGTTCAGATGTTAAGGCGGTGCATAACTTCTCCATACAAACAGGTGAGGAATTCTCTCTTGAGTTTATGCGTGATCGGGTGATTCCTCAGAGGTCTTCCAATCCCAATGGAGCTGGCGACATGAACTATAACACTGGTTATATGGAGCTTCGAGGCTTGATAGGGATAAGTCACACAGGATCTGAGTGTGCTTCAGATGTCTCAAGGTTCAGCACTGTGGAAAATGGCACCAGTGATATTGAGAGGACTAACTCTTCGCTTCACGAGTTTGGAAATAAACTAAATCATGTCCAGTCAGCACCACAAGCTTTACTAAGTAAAGATAGCAGTGTAGGAAATTTACATGGATACAAGAACACGTCTTCTTCAGCCTCAGGTAGTGTAACAGCAAAGGTGAAGATCCTTTGCAGTTTCGGTGGGAAAATACTTCCACGTCCAGGTGATTCAAAGCTTCGATACGTTGGAGGTGAAACACACATTATATCCATAAGAAAGGATATATCTTGGCAGGAGCTTAGGCAAAAAATCCTTGAAATCTATTACCAAACACGTGTTGTAAAGTATCAGCTTCCTGGTGAAGATCTTGACGCGTTGGTGTCTGTATCATCTGAAGAAGATCTCCAGAATATGCTGGAAGAATATAATGAGATGGAAAACCGTGGGGGATCTCAGAAGCTTAGGATGTTTCTTTTCTCCATCAGTGATATGGATGATGCTCTTCTGGGGGTTAACAAAAATGACGGCGACTCTGAGTTTCAATATGTTGTAGCTGTAAATGGCATGGACATTGGATCAGGAAAGAACTCGACCCTTCTTGGGCTTGACAGCTCTTCAGCAAACAACTTAGCTGAGCTTGATGTGCGGAACACTGAGGGGATCAATACCATTGCTGGAGATGTTGTTGGAGTCGGCGCATCACAGTTAATGGTGAATGGTTTCCAACAAACGTCTGCTCAACAGTCTGAGTCTATTCCACCAAGCTCATCGCTTCATTATTCTCAATCTATTCCACTGAATGCTGCATATCAGTTGCAGCAATCTGTTCCGCCAAGCTCTGCTCTTCATTATCCCCAGTCCATTACCCCAGGTTCCTCTCTTCAGTATCCCCAATCTATTACGCCAGGCTCCTCTTATCAGTATCCACAATCCATCATACCTGGTTCTGCCAGCTCCTATGGAATATACCCACAATATTATGGGCATGTGGTTCAACATGGAGAAAGAGAACGGTTTCCTCTCTATCCTGATCACAGTTCTAACTACTCCGCTATCGGGGAAACTACCAGTTCCATACCGATCCAAGGGCATGTCAGTCAGCAAGGTGGCTGGGCTGAAGGGTATCCGTACCCTGGCAGCACACCCAAAAGCACACAAGCGCTAGCAGAGGAGCAAAAAGTATCATCTGATATGAAAATTCGTGAGGAAGTTGAGCCTGAAAACCGTAAAACTCCGGGGAATGATCACCAGAATCCTCCCCAAATAGATGATGTTGAGGTGAGGAATCACAATCAGGTCCGGGAGATGGCAGTTGCAACAACTCCACCTAGCCAGGATGCACATTTACTACCCCCTAGTAGAGATCCACGGCAGAACACTACTGCAAAACCTGCTACCTACCGTGATGCTGTTATTACTGGGCAGGTTCCTCTATCTGGTATTGAAGATCAGCTTTCAACTTCAAGCAGTACCTATGCCCCTGTTCATAGCGACTCTGAGTCAAATTTAATTGATCTTAACTACCCGGAGCCTGAGCAGTCTTCCCAAAGGGTATATTGCTCAGAGAGAATACCTCGTGAACAGCTAGAATTGCTAAATCGTTTGTCGAAGTCCGATAACTCATTAAGCTCTCAGTTCGTAACGTCTGAGTCACCAGCAAACACTGCACAGCAAGATTCAGGAAAAGAAGCGGTTGGAAAGTCACATGACGAATTCAAGACTGTTAATGATGATGCCAATCACCATACGCACAAAGATGTGGAAACAATCTTTGAAAAAGTAGGAGTATCAGATGAAACTTTGGAATCCGAGCCCCTGCACAAGATTGTAAATCCTGACGATGCAAACAAGAACAGAGTAGTCAATGGGGCAGATACTGAAATTGGTGTTTCCAACTTGAGCCATGTAAACGCAGCCATGAGTCATGTTATTCCTGAAGAGCAAGCTTCGCTGCAGGGAGATATTCTTATTGATATCAATGACCGGTTTCCTCGTGACTTCCTCTCTGAAATATTCTCACAGGCAATCTCAGAGGATACATCCACTGTCCGTCCATATCCTCACGATGGAGCTGCTGTTAGCATGAATGTGCAAAATCACGATCGTAAAAACTGGTCATATTTTCAGCAGCTGGCTGAAGATCAGTTTATCCAAAGAGATGTTGTACTTGACCAAGCTGATTCTCGCATTCCATCTGACCGTAAAGATGGTGGAGAGAGCTCCAGATTGCCTTATGTCTCGCCATTGAGTAGAGATGGTATTTCAACAAACCTTGCTAATCCTCAGTTGACTTTAGGTCAAGATTATGGGGGTAATTTTTCTGAAAAGGATGGGGGTGGCACTGGCAGCATTCCCCCTGCTCTAGAGAATGAACAGATGAAGGTCACTGAGAGTGAGGAATTTGGTGCCATGGTGGAGAATCTTAGGACGCCGGATTCTGAACCAAAG GATGAAAAGACAGAAACAAGGCATGCTGCGCTTCCTCCACTTGGCTCAGAGTTTGACTACAGTGGCTTGCAG ATCATTAAGAATGAAGATCTTGAGGAGTTGAGGGAGCTTGGTTCTGGTACTTTTGGAACGGTGTATCATGGGAAGTGGAGAGGATCAGATGTCGCTATCAAGAGGATAAAGAAGAGTTGCTTTGCTGGGCGGTCATCAGAGCAAGAGAGATTGGTGAGTTGTTTGCAGATCATGTCTAATGCATCTCCCTTTTTGCCATGCCTAAAATTCATGCACCTGTGTTAA
- a CDS encoding kinase superfamily with octicosapeptide/Phox/Bem1p domain-containing protein encodes MDKARHQQLFQHSMEPGYRNETVPQPFMPDQTGSASANMRPPNSNGSDVKAVHNFSIQTGEEFSLEFMRDRVIPQRSSNPNGAGDMNYNTGYMELRGLIGISHTGSECASDVSRFSTVENGTSDIERTNSSLHEFGNKLNHVQSAPQALLSKDSSVGNLHGYKNTSSSASGSVTAKVKILCSFGGKILPRPGDSKLRYVGGETHIISIRKDISWQELRQKILEIYYQTRVVKYQLPGEDLDALVSVSSEEDLQNMLEEYNEMENRGGSQKLRMFLFSISDMDDALLGVNKNDGDSEFQYVVAVNGMDIGSGKNSTLLGLDSSSANNLAELDVRNTEGINTIAGDVVGVGASQLMVNGFQQTSAQQSESIPPSSSLHYSQSIPLNAAYQLQQSVPPSSALHYPQSITPGSSLQYPQSITPGSSYQYPQSIIPGSASSYGIYPQYYGHVVQHGERERFPLYPDHSSNYSAIGETTSSIPIQGHVSQQGGWAEGYPYPGSTPKSTQALAEEQKVSSDMKIREEVEPENRKTPGNDHQNPPQIDDVEVRNHNQVREMAVATTPPSQDAHLLPPSRDPRQNTTAKPATYRDAVITGQVPLSGIEDQLSTSSSTYAPVHSDSESNLIDLNYPEPEQSSQRVYCSERIPREQLELLNRLSKSDNSLSSQFVTSESPANTAQQDSGKEAVGKSHDEFKTVNDDANHHTHKDVETIFEKVGVSDETLESEPLHKIVNPDDANKNRVVNGADTEIGVSNLSHVNAAMSHVIPEEQASLQGDILIDINDRFPRDFLSEIFSQAISEDTSTVRPYPHDGAAVSMNVQNHDRKNWSYFQQLAEDQFIQRDVVLDQADSRIPSDRKDGGESSRLPYVSPLSRDGISTNLANPQLTLGQDYGGNFSEKDGGGTGSIPPALENEQMKVTESEEFGAMVENLRTPDSEPKDEKTETRHAALPPLGSEFDYSGLQIIKNEDLEELRELGSGTFGTVYHGKWRGSDVAIKRIKKSCFAGRSSEQERLTGEFWGEAEILSKLHHPNVVAFYGVVKDGPGGTLATVTEYMVDGSLRHVLVRKDRHLDRRKRLIIAMDAAFGMEYLHSKNTVHFDLKCDNLLVNLKDPSRPICKVGDFGLSKIKRNTLVSGGVRGTLPWMAPELLNGSSSKVSEKVNINMIRCTVNINYHFNC; translated from the exons atggATAAAGCTAGACATCAACAGCTTTTTCAGCATTCCATGGAACCTGGTTATAGAAACGAGACTGTTCCTCAACCATTTATGCCTGATCAAACAGGGAGCGCGAGTGCTAATATGCGACCTCCCAATTCTAATGGTTCAGATGTTAAGGCGGTGCATAACTTCTCCATACAAACAGGTGAGGAATTCTCTCTTGAGTTTATGCGTGATCGGGTGATTCCTCAGAGGTCTTCCAATCCCAATGGAGCTGGCGACATGAACTATAACACTGGTTATATGGAGCTTCGAGGCTTGATAGGGATAAGTCACACAGGATCTGAGTGTGCTTCAGATGTCTCAAGGTTCAGCACTGTGGAAAATGGCACCAGTGATATTGAGAGGACTAACTCTTCGCTTCACGAGTTTGGAAATAAACTAAATCATGTCCAGTCAGCACCACAAGCTTTACTAAGTAAAGATAGCAGTGTAGGAAATTTACATGGATACAAGAACACGTCTTCTTCAGCCTCAGGTAGTGTAACAGCAAAGGTGAAGATCCTTTGCAGTTTCGGTGGGAAAATACTTCCACGTCCAGGTGATTCAAAGCTTCGATACGTTGGAGGTGAAACACACATTATATCCATAAGAAAGGATATATCTTGGCAGGAGCTTAGGCAAAAAATCCTTGAAATCTATTACCAAACACGTGTTGTAAAGTATCAGCTTCCTGGTGAAGATCTTGACGCGTTGGTGTCTGTATCATCTGAAGAAGATCTCCAGAATATGCTGGAAGAATATAATGAGATGGAAAACCGTGGGGGATCTCAGAAGCTTAGGATGTTTCTTTTCTCCATCAGTGATATGGATGATGCTCTTCTGGGGGTTAACAAAAATGACGGCGACTCTGAGTTTCAATATGTTGTAGCTGTAAATGGCATGGACATTGGATCAGGAAAGAACTCGACCCTTCTTGGGCTTGACAGCTCTTCAGCAAACAACTTAGCTGAGCTTGATGTGCGGAACACTGAGGGGATCAATACCATTGCTGGAGATGTTGTTGGAGTCGGCGCATCACAGTTAATGGTGAATGGTTTCCAACAAACGTCTGCTCAACAGTCTGAGTCTATTCCACCAAGCTCATCGCTTCATTATTCTCAATCTATTCCACTGAATGCTGCATATCAGTTGCAGCAATCTGTTCCGCCAAGCTCTGCTCTTCATTATCCCCAGTCCATTACCCCAGGTTCCTCTCTTCAGTATCCCCAATCTATTACGCCAGGCTCCTCTTATCAGTATCCACAATCCATCATACCTGGTTCTGCCAGCTCCTATGGAATATACCCACAATATTATGGGCATGTGGTTCAACATGGAGAAAGAGAACGGTTTCCTCTCTATCCTGATCACAGTTCTAACTACTCCGCTATCGGGGAAACTACCAGTTCCATACCGATCCAAGGGCATGTCAGTCAGCAAGGTGGCTGGGCTGAAGGGTATCCGTACCCTGGCAGCACACCCAAAAGCACACAAGCGCTAGCAGAGGAGCAAAAAGTATCATCTGATATGAAAATTCGTGAGGAAGTTGAGCCTGAAAACCGTAAAACTCCGGGGAATGATCACCAGAATCCTCCCCAAATAGATGATGTTGAGGTGAGGAATCACAATCAGGTCCGGGAGATGGCAGTTGCAACAACTCCACCTAGCCAGGATGCACATTTACTACCCCCTAGTAGAGATCCACGGCAGAACACTACTGCAAAACCTGCTACCTACCGTGATGCTGTTATTACTGGGCAGGTTCCTCTATCTGGTATTGAAGATCAGCTTTCAACTTCAAGCAGTACCTATGCCCCTGTTCATAGCGACTCTGAGTCAAATTTAATTGATCTTAACTACCCGGAGCCTGAGCAGTCTTCCCAAAGGGTATATTGCTCAGAGAGAATACCTCGTGAACAGCTAGAATTGCTAAATCGTTTGTCGAAGTCCGATAACTCATTAAGCTCTCAGTTCGTAACGTCTGAGTCACCAGCAAACACTGCACAGCAAGATTCAGGAAAAGAAGCGGTTGGAAAGTCACATGACGAATTCAAGACTGTTAATGATGATGCCAATCACCATACGCACAAAGATGTGGAAACAATCTTTGAAAAAGTAGGAGTATCAGATGAAACTTTGGAATCCGAGCCCCTGCACAAGATTGTAAATCCTGACGATGCAAACAAGAACAGAGTAGTCAATGGGGCAGATACTGAAATTGGTGTTTCCAACTTGAGCCATGTAAACGCAGCCATGAGTCATGTTATTCCTGAAGAGCAAGCTTCGCTGCAGGGAGATATTCTTATTGATATCAATGACCGGTTTCCTCGTGACTTCCTCTCTGAAATATTCTCACAGGCAATCTCAGAGGATACATCCACTGTCCGTCCATATCCTCACGATGGAGCTGCTGTTAGCATGAATGTGCAAAATCACGATCGTAAAAACTGGTCATATTTTCAGCAGCTGGCTGAAGATCAGTTTATCCAAAGAGATGTTGTACTTGACCAAGCTGATTCTCGCATTCCATCTGACCGTAAAGATGGTGGAGAGAGCTCCAGATTGCCTTATGTCTCGCCATTGAGTAGAGATGGTATTTCAACAAACCTTGCTAATCCTCAGTTGACTTTAGGTCAAGATTATGGGGGTAATTTTTCTGAAAAGGATGGGGGTGGCACTGGCAGCATTCCCCCTGCTCTAGAGAATGAACAGATGAAGGTCACTGAGAGTGAGGAATTTGGTGCCATGGTGGAGAATCTTAGGACGCCGGATTCTGAACCAAAG GATGAAAAGACAGAAACAAGGCATGCTGCGCTTCCTCCACTTGGCTCAGAGTTTGACTACAGTGGCTTGCAG ATCATTAAGAATGAAGATCTTGAGGAGTTGAGGGAGCTTGGTTCTGGTACTTTTGGAACGGTGTATCATGGGAAGTGGAGAGGATCAGATGTCGCTATCAAGAGGATAAAGAAGAGTTGCTTTGCTGGGCGGTCATCAGAGCAAGAGAGATTG ACTGGTGAATTTTGGGGGGAAGCTGAAATTCTTTCAAAGCTTCATCATCCGAACGTGGTAGCATTTTATGGTGTTGTAAAAGACGGGCCTGGAGGGACCTTGGCGACTGTGACAGAGTACATGGTTGATGGTTCTCTGAGGCATGTTCTGGTCCGGAAGGACAG GCATCTTGATCGTCGTAAGAGACTAATCATTGCCATGGATGCTGCATTTGGAATGGAATATTTACACTCCAAAAACACTGTTCACTTTGATTTGAAATGTG